Proteins from a single region of Sphingomonas sp.:
- the ftsZ gene encoding cell division protein FtsZ, with protein MSIDFLPPEVDDLTPKITVIGVGGAGGNAIANMIRAQVQGVDFLVANTDAQALKQSSAGSRIQLGAKITQGLGAGSRPEIGRAAAEETIDQVQKALEGAHMVFLAAGMGGGTGTGAAPVIAKAARDMGILTVGVVTKPFAFEGKRRAQSAEAGIEELQKYVDTLIVIPNQNLFLIANANTTFKEAFELADEVLQQGVRGITDLMVMPGLINLDFADIRAVMQEMGKAMMGTGEADGDDRALIAAQKAIANPLLDGVSMNGAKGVIVSITGGEDMRLLEVDEAANHIRELVDPDANIIWGSAFNPELEGKIRVSVVATGIDAEAQPAAAPRAAEQPRVFSFSTPRRTAAEPVAATAPAPEAAPEPEAPQPGFSDSLELGAEAALTPEPAVEAPRVPEAYEPEPTAEAQPEPAGWVDDGADEDELVLGSKEAPEEALELDTPAAEQPAADLGGGTPPRRRWLTGGGSSDDDEPAAEAKPAKKPGGTLFERMASASRGGSKSSDDDDKDPLDIPRFLRSQNNQ; from the coding sequence ATGAGTATCGATTTCCTTCCGCCCGAGGTGGATGACCTGACCCCGAAGATCACCGTGATCGGTGTCGGTGGCGCGGGCGGCAATGCCATCGCGAACATGATCCGGGCGCAGGTGCAGGGCGTCGACTTCCTTGTCGCGAACACCGACGCGCAGGCGCTGAAGCAATCTTCGGCGGGCTCGCGCATCCAGCTCGGCGCCAAGATCACGCAGGGCCTCGGCGCAGGCTCGCGTCCCGAGATCGGCCGCGCGGCCGCCGAAGAGACGATCGATCAGGTCCAGAAGGCGCTTGAGGGCGCGCACATGGTGTTTCTCGCAGCCGGCATGGGCGGCGGCACCGGTACCGGCGCGGCGCCTGTCATCGCCAAGGCGGCGCGCGACATGGGCATCCTGACGGTCGGCGTCGTGACCAAGCCCTTCGCCTTCGAAGGCAAGCGCCGCGCGCAGAGCGCCGAAGCCGGCATCGAAGAGCTGCAGAAATATGTCGATACGCTGATCGTCATCCCCAATCAGAACCTGTTCCTGATCGCCAATGCCAACACCACCTTCAAGGAAGCGTTCGAGCTGGCCGACGAGGTGCTCCAGCAGGGTGTGCGCGGGATCACCGATCTGATGGTGATGCCTGGCCTGATCAACCTCGACTTCGCCGATATCCGCGCCGTGATGCAGGAAATGGGCAAGGCGATGATGGGTACCGGCGAAGCCGATGGCGACGACCGCGCGCTGATCGCCGCGCAGAAGGCGATCGCCAATCCGCTGCTCGACGGCGTCTCGATGAACGGCGCCAAGGGCGTGATCGTCTCGATAACCGGCGGCGAAGACATGCGCCTGCTGGAAGTCGATGAAGCGGCGAACCATATCCGCGAGCTGGTCGATCCCGATGCCAACATCATCTGGGGTTCGGCCTTCAATCCAGAGCTGGAAGGCAAGATCCGCGTTTCGGTCGTCGCCACCGGTATCGATGCCGAGGCGCAGCCCGCCGCCGCGCCGCGCGCCGCCGAACAGCCGCGCGTTTTCTCCTTTTCGACCCCGCGCCGTACCGCCGCGGAGCCGGTTGCTGCGACCGCGCCGGCGCCTGAAGCCGCGCCCGAACCCGAAGCGCCGCAACCCGGTTTCTCCGACAGCCTCGAGCTTGGCGCGGAAGCCGCGCTGACGCCGGAGCCCGCCGTCGAAGCGCCGCGCGTGCCGGAAGCCTATGAGCCCGAGCCGACCGCAGAGGCGCAGCCGGAACCCGCCGGCTGGGTCGATGACGGCGCCGATGAAGACGAACTGGTGCTCGGTTCCAAGGAAGCCCCCGAAGAGGCGCTTGAGCTCGATACGCCGGCGGCCGAACAGCCGGCTGCCGATTTGGGCGGTGGCACGCCGCCGCGCCGCCGCTGGCTGACCGGTGGCGGCAGCAGCGACGATGACGAGCCTGCGGCCGAGGCGAAGCCCGCCAAGAAGCCCGGCGGCACCTTGTTCGAGCGCATGGCTTCGGCCTCGCGCGGCGGGTCCAAGTCGAGCGATGACGACGATAAGGATCCGCTCGATATCCCGCGCTTCCTGCGCAGCCAGAACAACCAGTAA
- the murG gene encoding undecaprenyldiphospho-muramoylpentapeptide beta-N-acetylglucosaminyltransferase gives MTQPRSYVLAAGGTGGHMVPAAALAAELIGRGHHVALISDDRGVRFPGLFEDIETHVLPAGRMGGGPLGYLKAGVKIMAGRSMARRLYKDLRPSAVIGFGGYPALPSILAAFRNGIPTVIHEQNAVLGRVNRFVAGKVDAIATSYEDVQRMKPGWAAKTHLVGNPVREAILDLRNRPYPMLDEDGIFRVLVTGGSQGASILSQVVPDGLALLPVHFRRRLQVTHQARVEDIELVRAKYRAHDIPADIATYLPDMPEHLAWAHIVIARAGASTIAELTAAGRPAILVPLPTSTDDHQTFNTREITAAGGARMIPQRSFTATELAKQIQKLGLDTQGLENAAARARSCGRPHAARDLADLVESIHAPTAPIGVRRAAKQGQTRAAYA, from the coding sequence ATGACTCAACCCCGCAGCTATGTCCTCGCCGCCGGCGGCACGGGCGGGCATATGGTGCCCGCCGCCGCATTGGCGGCCGAGCTGATCGGGCGCGGGCATCATGTCGCCTTGATCAGCGACGATCGCGGCGTGCGTTTCCCGGGACTGTTCGAGGATATCGAGACGCATGTTCTCCCCGCTGGCCGGATGGGCGGCGGGCCGCTCGGCTATCTCAAGGCGGGCGTCAAGATCATGGCCGGGCGTTCGATGGCGAGGCGGCTGTATAAGGATTTGCGGCCCTCGGCGGTGATCGGGTTCGGCGGTTATCCGGCGCTGCCCTCGATCCTGGCGGCGTTCCGCAATGGCATCCCGACTGTGATCCATGAGCAGAATGCGGTGCTGGGGCGGGTCAACCGCTTCGTTGCGGGCAAGGTCGATGCGATCGCCACCTCGTATGAAGACGTTCAGCGGATGAAGCCGGGATGGGCGGCCAAGACGCATCTGGTCGGCAATCCGGTGCGCGAGGCGATCCTCGATCTGCGCAACCGCCCTTATCCGATGCTCGACGAGGATGGCATTTTCCGGGTGCTGGTCACCGGCGGCAGTCAGGGGGCGTCGATCCTGTCGCAGGTCGTGCCCGATGGCCTCGCGCTGCTGCCGGTGCATTTCCGCCGTCGCCTGCAGGTCACCCATCAGGCCCGGGTCGAGGATATCGAGCTGGTCCGCGCCAAATACCGCGCCCACGATATTCCAGCCGACATCGCCACCTATCTGCCCGACATGCCCGAGCATCTCGCCTGGGCGCATATCGTCATCGCGCGGGCGGGGGCCTCGACCATCGCCGAGCTGACCGCCGCGGGACGCCCGGCGATCCTCGTGCCGCTGCCGACATCGACCGACGATCACCAGACCTTCAATACCCGTGAGATCACTGCGGCGGGCGGCGCGAGGATGATCCCGCAACGCAGCTTCACCGCCACCGAACTGGCCAAGCAGATCCAGAAGCTCGGCCTTGATACGCAGGGGCTGGAGAACGCTGCCGCCCGCGCCCGCAGCTGCGGACGCCCGCATGCGGCACGGGACCTTGCCGATCTGGTCGAATCGATTCATGCGCCTACTGCACCCATCGGGGTGCGCCGGGCGGCGAAACAGGGACAGACGAGGGCAGCGTACGCATGA
- a CDS encoding D-alanine--D-alanine ligase: MSKLHVAVLMGGWSAEREVSLMSGAGIAEALESLGHKVTRIDMDRDVAAKLAAAKPDVVFNALHGTPGEDGTVQGMLDLMGLKYTHSGLVTSVIAINKQLTKQALVPHGIPMPGGRMVRTADLYEADPLPRPYVLKPVNEGSSVGVAIVTTEGNYGNPIAAGAKGPWQEFDELLAEPFIRGRELTTAVLGDQALGVTELKPKSGFYDYDSKYTDGLTEHVFPAQIPDEITEACKRIALGAHRHLGCKGASRSDFRWDDNQGVEGLFLLEVNTQPGMTPLSLVPEQAKYLGISYPELVQRIVDEALA, encoded by the coding sequence GTGAGCAAGTTGCACGTTGCGGTGTTGATGGGCGGCTGGTCGGCCGAGCGCGAAGTTTCGCTGATGTCGGGCGCTGGCATCGCCGAGGCGCTGGAGAGCCTCGGCCACAAGGTTACCCGCATCGATATGGACCGTGACGTTGCCGCCAAGCTCGCCGCCGCCAAGCCCGATGTCGTGTTCAACGCGCTCCATGGCACCCCCGGCGAGGACGGCACCGTGCAGGGCATGCTCGATCTGATGGGGCTGAAATACACCCATTCGGGCCTCGTCACTTCCGTTATCGCCATCAACAAGCAACTGACAAAGCAGGCGCTGGTGCCGCACGGCATCCCGATGCCCGGCGGACGGATGGTGCGGACCGCCGATCTCTACGAGGCGGACCCGCTCCCGCGCCCCTATGTGCTCAAGCCCGTCAACGAGGGCTCGTCGGTCGGCGTCGCCATCGTCACGACTGAGGGCAATTACGGCAACCCGATCGCCGCCGGCGCCAAAGGCCCGTGGCAGGAGTTCGACGAGCTGCTCGCCGAGCCTTTCATTCGCGGCCGCGAGCTGACCACCGCCGTGCTGGGCGATCAGGCGTTGGGCGTCACCGAGCTCAAGCCCAAGAGCGGCTTCTACGATTACGACAGCAAATATACCGATGGCCTGACCGAGCACGTTTTCCCGGCGCAAATCCCCGATGAGATCACCGAAGCCTGCAAGCGCATCGCGCTGGGCGCGCATCGGCATCTTGGTTGCAAGGGCGCGTCGCGCTCGGATTTCCGCTGGGACGATAATCAGGGTGTCGAGGGGCTGTTCCTGCTTGAGGTCAACACCCAGCCGGGCATGACTCCGCTCAGCCTCGTGCCCGAGCAGGCCAAATATCTCGGCATCTCCTATCCGGAGCTGGTGCAGCGCATCGTCGATGAGGCGCTGGCGTGA
- the ftsA gene encoding cell division protein FtsA gives MAKVAPEGLITALDVGSSKVSALIAQKTDDGQLVVLGTGQRESRGVKRGYVADMAATELAIREAVEQAERIAGQNIEDVWVSFSAGGLLSDIVKLEADLGGHRIEQSDIDELLKAGRDAIDPQGKMVLHAQPTRYTVDGLSGVKRPLGLHADRLGVDIHVVATDGAPVRNLDHCVRSAHLEVRSIIAAPVATGLACLTEEERELGVALVEIGAGVTNVSVFAGGVLAGLASIPMGSADITDDIASAFGTARQWAERTKCFHGSANLSPRDNHEMIDVVPATAEAGDGPRITKAQLNAIIRQRLERLMLEIQKELRKLAFNDPVGRQIVLTGGGADLKGIADYAQQSLGSAVRVGRSKGLVALPEAHAGPAFATLAGLARFAAADPIDLRSLEPAHQMVTRASPGALIQRLMAAFRANY, from the coding sequence ATGGCGAAGGTTGCACCGGAGGGGCTGATCACCGCGCTCGACGTGGGATCGTCGAAGGTATCGGCACTGATCGCGCAGAAGACCGATGACGGGCAGCTCGTCGTGCTCGGCACGGGTCAGCGTGAGAGCCGCGGCGTCAAGCGCGGCTATGTGGCGGATATGGCCGCGACCGAACTCGCCATCCGTGAAGCCGTCGAGCAGGCCGAGCGTATTGCCGGCCAGAATATCGAGGACGTGTGGGTTAGCTTCTCGGCGGGCGGTCTTCTCTCCGATATCGTCAAGCTCGAAGCTGATCTCGGTGGGCACCGGATCGAGCAGAGCGACATCGACGAACTGCTCAAGGCCGGGCGCGACGCCATCGATCCGCAGGGCAAGATGGTCCTCCATGCGCAGCCGACGCGGTACACGGTGGACGGCCTGTCGGGTGTCAAGCGGCCGCTTGGGCTCCATGCCGACCGTCTCGGCGTCGATATCCATGTCGTTGCCACCGATGGCGCGCCGGTGCGCAATCTCGATCATTGCGTTCGCTCGGCGCATCTCGAAGTCCGCTCGATCATCGCCGCGCCGGTGGCGACGGGTCTTGCCTGCCTCACCGAAGAGGAGCGCGAACTGGGCGTGGCGCTGGTCGAGATCGGCGCGGGCGTGACCAATGTCAGCGTGTTCGCAGGCGGTGTGCTTGCCGGGCTGGCGTCGATCCCGATGGGTTCGGCCGACATCACCGACGATATCGCATCGGCGTTCGGCACCGCGCGGCAATGGGCGGAGCGCACCAAATGCTTCCATGGCTCGGCGAACCTCAGCCCTCGCGACAATCACGAGATGATCGATGTGGTGCCGGCGACGGCGGAGGCGGGCGACGGCCCGCGCATCACCAAGGCGCAGCTCAACGCGATCATCCGCCAGCGGCTTGAGCGGCTGATGCTCGAAATCCAGAAGGAACTGCGCAAGCTCGCCTTCAACGATCCCGTGGGCCGTCAGATCGTGCTGACCGGTGGCGGCGCCGATCTGAAGGGCATCGCTGACTATGCCCAGCAATCGCTGGGCTCGGCGGTCCGCGTCGGCCGTTCCAAGGGTCTGGTCGCGCTTCCCGAAGCCCATGCCGGCCCGGCATTCGCGACGCTGGCGGGCCTGGCGCGCTTCGCCGCGGCGGACCCCATTGACCTGCGCAGCCTCGAGCCCGCGCACCAGATGGTGACCAGAGCTAGCCCCGGCGCGCTGATCCAGCGCCTTATGGCGGCGTTCCGTGCGAATTATTAG
- the murB gene encoding UDP-N-acetylmuramate dehydrogenase gives MSVCYAMPPVRGKLTHGAALAPLVWFKSGGAAEWLFEPADAKDLADFLYALDPSVPVMGLGLGSNMIVRDGGVLGVVVRLGKAFAQVEADGLTLKCGGGASGILVSSKARDAGIAGVEFLRSIPGTVGGFVRMNGGAYGRETKDILVECEVVLRSGDIRTLALADLGYTYRHSELPRGAIVVSATFRGMPGEPAAIQTEMDRIATAREESQPLRSRTGGSTFKNPDGHKAWALIDEAGCRGLRRGDAQVSEKHCNFLLNLGNASSADIEALGEDVRARVKEQSGVELEWEIQRVGVSR, from the coding sequence ATGAGCGTTTGCTACGCCATGCCGCCGGTGCGTGGAAAGCTGACGCACGGCGCGGCTTTGGCGCCGCTGGTATGGTTCAAGAGCGGCGGCGCGGCGGAATGGCTGTTCGAGCCGGCCGATGCGAAAGACCTCGCCGACTTTCTATACGCGCTCGATCCGTCGGTCCCGGTGATGGGGCTGGGGCTCGGTTCGAACATGATCGTTCGCGACGGCGGCGTGCTCGGGGTGGTGGTGCGGCTCGGCAAGGCGTTCGCGCAGGTCGAGGCCGATGGGCTGACGCTCAAATGCGGCGGTGGCGCCTCGGGTATCCTCGTATCTTCGAAGGCGCGCGATGCGGGCATTGCGGGCGTCGAGTTCCTTCGTTCGATCCCCGGCACGGTCGGTGGCTTCGTGCGGATGAATGGCGGCGCCTATGGCCGCGAGACCAAGGACATCCTTGTCGAGTGTGAGGTCGTGCTGCGCTCGGGCGATATCCGCACGCTGGCGCTGGCGGATCTCGGCTACACCTACCGCCACAGCGAATTGCCGCGCGGCGCGATCGTCGTCAGCGCGACCTTTCGCGGCATGCCCGGCGAGCCGGCGGCCATCCAGACCGAGATGGACCGCATCGCCACCGCGCGCGAGGAATCGCAGCCGCTGCGCTCCAGGACCGGTGGCTCGACCTTCAAGAATCCTGACGGCCACAAGGCATGGGCGTTGATCGACGAAGCCGGCTGCCGCGGTTTGCGGCGGGGTGATGCGCAGGTCAGCGAAAAACACTGCAATTTCCTGCTCAATCTCGGCAATGCATCAAGCGCCGATATCGAGGCGCTGGGCGAGGATGTCCGCGCGCGGGTGAAAGAGCAATCAGGAGTCGAGCTGGAATGGGAAATCCAGCGCGTGGGGGTGAGTAGGTGA
- a CDS encoding SPOR domain-containing protein: MIRIRFLRSTALILALSAAAPAFAQEVVAVPNPDADRLAGEVRRLASDPRDTLALLDAGDLSARLGDTSAALAFFQRAEAIDPTNPRILSGRASTLVRLERPGEALRLFQQAEARGLRVSQFASDRGWVYDLLGAPDLAQRDYRTALATFRDDETVRRYALSLGITGDVDQAMKELDPLLRRSDRASWRARAFILAMNGDLAGADRIASTMMPGNMGAALSPFFRRLAGLSPADRAFAVHFGELSPTQARLADARMAPDVPQWSPQPKPVVVAAAPPQPVAQAQPGRKDRDRRSRRERERDERDAVAAAARRPAEPVAVAVKEPDLPPPPQYVERREIVQATPAPTPTPAPVQLASNRTMPLPERFSVDRPAPRPMMAEPQPETLRAKPAPERRIGREDATLASIVNGITIPAEELDAVSRPPEPQPEPVRIAEVAPKPVAPKPAPVAKPEPAKPDPAPAKAKPDAKTPAKPDPKAKKPDPAAAAKKPDPKKPDPAKTEPSRTWVQVAGGANETTLSKAWQAVAAKAPAAMKGKTPWTAPLRATNRVLAGPFKSSAEAQAFVNTLGKAGVSAFVFTSEAGQKITRLTLK, from the coding sequence ATGATCCGGATCCGATTCCTTCGCTCGACTGCGCTGATCCTCGCGCTGAGCGCCGCCGCGCCCGCTTTCGCCCAGGAAGTCGTCGCCGTTCCCAACCCCGATGCCGACCGGCTGGCCGGCGAAGTTCGCCGTCTCGCCAGCGATCCGCGCGACACGCTGGCGCTGCTCGATGCCGGCGATCTCAGCGCGCGGCTGGGCGACACGTCGGCGGCCCTGGCGTTCTTCCAGCGCGCCGAGGCGATCGACCCGACCAATCCGCGCATCCTTTCCGGCAGGGCCTCAACCCTCGTGCGCCTTGAGCGCCCCGGCGAGGCGCTGCGGCTGTTCCAGCAAGCCGAGGCGCGGGGGCTTCGGGTCAGCCAGTTCGCGAGCGACCGCGGCTGGGTCTATGACCTGCTCGGCGCCCCCGATCTCGCCCAGCGCGACTACCGGACTGCGCTTGCCACCTTCCGCGACGATGAGACTGTCCGCCGCTATGCGCTGTCGCTCGGGATTACCGGCGATGTCGATCAGGCGATGAAGGAACTCGACCCGCTGCTCCGCCGCAGTGACCGCGCATCGTGGCGTGCGCGCGCCTTCATCCTCGCCATGAACGGCGATCTTGCCGGTGCCGACCGCATCGCCAGCACCATGATGCCGGGAAACATGGGCGCGGCGCTTTCGCCCTTCTTCCGCCGCCTGGCCGGGTTGTCGCCGGCCGACCGCGCCTTTGCCGTGCATTTCGGGGAATTGTCGCCCACCCAGGCGCGGCTAGCCGATGCGCGGATGGCGCCAGACGTGCCCCAATGGTCACCGCAGCCCAAGCCGGTGGTCGTGGCCGCCGCGCCGCCACAGCCGGTTGCGCAGGCGCAGCCTGGGCGCAAGGACCGCGACCGTCGTTCCCGGCGCGAGCGCGAGCGTGACGAGCGTGACGCGGTCGCCGCTGCCGCACGCCGCCCGGCCGAGCCGGTAGCGGTTGCCGTCAAGGAACCGGACCTTCCGCCGCCGCCACAATATGTCGAGCGGCGGGAGATCGTGCAGGCCACCCCCGCACCGACCCCCACGCCCGCGCCGGTCCAGCTCGCCAGCAATCGCACTATGCCACTACCCGAGCGTTTCTCGGTCGATCGTCCCGCGCCGCGCCCAATGATGGCTGAACCGCAGCCGGAAACGCTGCGTGCCAAGCCCGCGCCGGAGCGCCGCATCGGCCGTGAAGACGCGACGCTCGCATCGATCGTCAATGGCATCACGATTCCCGCCGAGGAGCTCGATGCGGTCTCCAGGCCGCCAGAGCCCCAACCGGAGCCTGTACGGATCGCGGAAGTCGCGCCCAAGCCGGTGGCACCCAAGCCCGCGCCCGTGGCGAAGCCCGAACCCGCCAAGCCGGATCCGGCACCAGCGAAGGCCAAGCCCGACGCGAAAACTCCGGCGAAGCCCGACCCCAAGGCTAAGAAACCCGATCCTGCGGCCGCCGCCAAGAAACCCGATCCGAAGAAACCCGACCCGGCCAAGACCGAGCCGTCGCGCACTTGGGTGCAGGTCGCCGGCGGCGCCAACGAGACGACCTTGTCCAAGGCATGGCAGGCGGTGGCCGCCAAGGCTCCGGCGGCAATGAAAGGAAAGACGCCGTGGACCGCACCGCTGCGCGCGACCAATCGCGTGCTGGCCGGACCGTTCAAAAGCAGCGCCGAGGCGCAGGCCTTCGTCAACACGCTCGGCAAGGCCGGCGTCTCGGCGTTCGTCTTCACCAGTGAAGCGGGCCAGAAGATCACGCGGCTGACGCTCAAATAA
- the murC gene encoding UDP-N-acetylmuramate--L-alanine ligase: MKGVATDIGTIHFVGIGGIGMSGIAEVMHNLGYSVQGSDVAEGYVVQGLRDRGIKVTIGHNAENLGDAAVVVTSTAIVRTNPEVEAAYERRIPVVRRAEMLAELMRLKSTVAVAGTHGKTTTTSMVAALLDAGGVDPTVINGGIINQYGSNARLGASEWMVIEADESDGSFLRLDGTIAVVTNIDPEHLDHYGSFENAKDAYVEFVENVPFYGAALLCLDHPEVQAIIPRVRDRRIVTYGFAASADVRGVNVTPHAGGNRFEAIIRQRDGSVRSIENIELPMPGRHNVQNALAAIGVALELGIPDVTIQKGFGRFGGVKRRFTKVGETQGVTIIDDYGHHPVEIRAVLAAARESAEGRVIAVMQPHRFTRLGNLMEDFAQAFNDADMVYVTPVYAAGELPLEGVSSEVLVEGIKRRGHRAAQNIDSADALAKALAEVIVPGDMVVCLGAGDITKWAAGLAEGIEDARG; encoded by the coding sequence ATGAAGGGTGTCGCAACCGACATTGGCACGATCCATTTCGTCGGGATCGGCGGCATCGGCATGTCGGGCATTGCCGAGGTGATGCACAATCTCGGCTATTCGGTGCAGGGATCGGACGTGGCCGAGGGCTATGTCGTGCAAGGTCTGCGCGATCGCGGCATCAAGGTTACGATCGGCCACAACGCCGAAAACCTCGGCGATGCGGCGGTGGTCGTGACCTCCACCGCCATCGTGCGTACCAATCCCGAAGTCGAAGCAGCCTATGAGCGCCGCATCCCCGTGGTCCGCCGCGCCGAGATGCTGGCCGAGCTGATGCGGCTCAAGTCCACCGTCGCGGTGGCCGGCACGCATGGCAAGACGACGACGACTTCGATGGTCGCGGCGTTGCTCGATGCCGGCGGCGTCGATCCGACCGTCATCAATGGCGGGATCATCAACCAGTACGGCTCGAACGCGCGCCTCGGCGCCTCCGAATGGATGGTGATCGAGGCCGATGAGAGCGACGGCAGCTTCCTGCGCCTCGACGGCACGATCGCGGTGGTCACTAATATCGATCCCGAGCATCTCGATCATTACGGCTCGTTCGAGAACGCCAAGGACGCCTATGTCGAGTTCGTTGAGAATGTGCCTTTCTACGGCGCCGCGCTTCTCTGCCTCGATCATCCTGAAGTGCAGGCGATCATCCCGCGCGTTCGCGACCGCCGGATCGTGACCTATGGTTTCGCGGCCTCGGCGGATGTGCGCGGCGTCAACGTCACGCCGCATGCGGGGGGCAACCGTTTCGAGGCGATCATCCGCCAGCGCGACGGTAGCGTCCGCTCGATCGAGAATATCGAGCTGCCGATGCCCGGCCGCCACAATGTCCAGAACGCGCTCGCCGCGATCGGCGTGGCGCTGGAACTCGGCATTCCCGATGTGACGATCCAGAAGGGCTTTGGCCGCTTCGGCGGGGTCAAGCGCCGTTTCACCAAGGTCGGAGAAACGCAGGGCGTCACGATCATCGACGATTACGGCCACCATCCGGTCGAGATCCGCGCTGTGCTGGCAGCGGCGCGAGAGAGCGCCGAGGGCCGCGTGATCGCCGTGATGCAACCGCATCGCTTCACCCGTCTCGGCAATCTGATGGAGGACTTCGCCCAGGCGTTCAACGACGCCGACATGGTCTATGTGACCCCCGTCTATGCTGCGGGCGAGTTGCCGCTGGAAGGCGTCTCGTCGGAAGTGCTGGTCGAAGGCATCAAGCGGCGCGGGCATCGTGCCGCGCAAAATATCGACAGCGCCGACGCGCTGGCCAAGGCGCTCGCCGAGGTGATCGTACCGGGCGACATGGTGGTATGCCTGGGTGCGGGTGACATCACCAAATGGGCGGCGGGCCTCGCGGAAGGCATCGAGGACGCGCGCGGATGA
- a CDS encoding FtsQ-type POTRA domain-containing protein has translation MSRAPAKRTATRRGAKPQRKGARRQKKPGLLESAVAALPVSQATLTRIATWSIVGLAGIGVIGVASFFGIPGAVGTAVSETVGEAGFRVDEIQIDGLKRMNKMDVYAQALDQDSRAMPLVDLALVRERLLKYPWIEDARVSRRLPNTLRIFIVEREPAAIWQNHGQLMLIDAHGVALEPVKQEAMPDLPLIIGDGANSQEPARRALLDNAPALKPLVRAASWIGNRRWDVIFDTGERLQLPEGEKEAAETLKKFAELDGTQRLLGRGHLGFDMRDPDKLVVRRQGTVNAPQPAATSVE, from the coding sequence GTGAGCCGGGCGCCGGCCAAGCGGACGGCGACGCGGCGCGGGGCCAAGCCCCAGCGCAAGGGCGCGCGCAGGCAGAAGAAGCCCGGCCTGCTCGAATCCGCGGTCGCCGCCCTGCCAGTCAGCCAGGCGACTCTGACGAGGATCGCGACGTGGAGCATCGTCGGACTCGCCGGCATCGGCGTGATCGGGGTGGCGAGCTTTTTCGGCATTCCCGGCGCGGTCGGCACCGCCGTTTCCGAGACGGTGGGCGAGGCTGGGTTCCGCGTCGACGAGATCCAGATCGACGGCCTCAAGCGCATGAACAAGATGGATGTCTATGCGCAGGCGCTCGATCAGGATTCGCGCGCGATGCCGCTGGTCGATCTGGCGCTGGTTCGCGAAAGGCTGCTCAAATATCCATGGATCGAGGATGCCCGCGTCTCGCGGCGCCTGCCGAACACGCTGCGCATCTTCATCGTCGAGCGTGAGCCGGCGGCGATTTGGCAGAACCACGGCCAACTGATGCTGATCGACGCGCACGGGGTCGCGCTGGAGCCGGTCAAGCAGGAAGCGATGCCCGATCTGCCGCTGATCATCGGCGACGGCGCCAATTCGCAGGAGCCGGCGCGCCGTGCGTTGCTCGACAACGCGCCGGCGCTGAAGCCTCTGGTCCGCGCGGCGAGCTGGATCGGCAATCGCCGCTGGGACGTGATCTTCGATACCGGCGAGCGGCTGCAACTGCCCGAGGGCGAGAAGGAAGCGGCGGAGACGCTCAAGAAATTTGCCGAGCTGGACGGAACGCAAAGGCTGCTGGGGCGCGGCCATCTGGGTTTCGACATGCGCGATCCGGACAAGCTTGTCGTCCGCCGGCAAGGTACGGTAAATGCACCACAACCGGCGGCGACATCGGTAGAGTAA